The DNA region TGGTTAATGACTTGAAATACCACATTATAGTAGTATGAAAACTTGACAGTTTATGCACTGACTTGAAATACCAAATATGTGCTATATTTGAGTGAAATGTGTGTTGAtgtgattaaagttgttttcaattatatttttattgatgtattcatttgaaaattttgaacccctgatcccggggtcctggatccgccactgcatGCAATGCCACAAACAAAGAATGTATAAGAAATTGACAAGGCACACACAAAACTATAAAATACATGGGGTGTAGGCAGTACTTTTTTGTATAAGAAATTGACGGTAAGATGAAATCAAAACCTGTAGACTTGAAATTATGGCTTTAAGTAAAAATTCGTATTacctatatatatacatatatatatatatttctcaaTTCTCATAGCTTCATTAGTACAAGAATTTTCAATGCCCCAAGAATATGACACAAACATAGCAAGAAAGAAAATAGAACACAGTTATACGAGTTTTATAATTGATAATAATTTTTGGATTAATAATCGggtatttataaaataaaatatcttcAGGATGGAACACAGCTATACGaattttataatataataataatttttgggCTAATAATCGggtatttataaaattaaatattttcaagttcCTCCAATCGACGATCAggtatttataataattttaggaCCAATCCTAATATAGGCGCAGAAAAGAGCATATTACCTTTCCTCTCATAGTTATAGTTATTCaccatgaaaaaaataattaacttcagaagttctgaaatATAGTTGATGCCAACCTGTTTTAGCAAATCCTTTGGACGGAATTCATATTTCTCAGGATCTTTCAGACTAAGCGATTTTCTTTGGGGACCCACCAATTGCAGCAGAAAGTAATTCAGCATACTAGCCACTCTTTCCACCTTGAAAAAGTGGACAAATAAGATTAAACTCATGGAGAATAAAAAAACTACAGAGGAACATTTAAGTTAGCCACTATAACTGTTTCATGTGAAGACAGGATGAATGACATGCTACGGTTGGAAGGAGAGAGATATTACCATCTCAGGAAGTAGGAATGGAACAGTAATCTGTTCTGAAGTAAATGCAAGCATACTAACTTCTTCATTTGCCAACTTCATATCTATTCGAATAATCTACAAAATTATCATTGTATGTTTTATTAGATAAATGTAAACACAAATGCAGATACATAATTACATGAGACCAAAATGTCAGACAGACATTTTCTTGAGAATGGAATAACCGGGTCCTCTCCTGCCTCTCCTGAACTGGCCGTCTTTCCCACTCAGCTGTATTTGACATCTCAGCTTCCAATTCTTTTAGCTCAAGAATTTTGTTCAGACTTTCATCAAGAAGATATATACTATCATTAATCAGAAAGTTCAAGAAATTCAAATAGACACCCTTTTCCTCCTCTTTAGCGATCTGGAAAAAAATCAAGTTTAGCATAATTTAGATAAAGTTAAATATGGTGTgagatataaaaaaataataataattgagtGATTTTGATAAATTACCTGTCTCCAAGCATTACGATGACTAGGGACCTTCCATAGGTATTCATCAGCAACAATGTGATTGATGCCCTTCTCTGCATCTTACTCATCATCTGCATAAGAAACCTTACACAATCTGCTAATCCTTTCAAAAGAATCCATGAAATTATAAATGCAATTGACAGCTTGCATTTTAAATACATGTATCACTTCTAACCGAAGCATCATTTTTGCTTTACAATGAAATATATTATTACAGTGCTGCattggagaaaagaaaaagcaatCTGACAGTGGAACAAATTCAATAGGAGagaagataaataaattaatacacTGCTGCATTGCAGAAATTAAAGTCTATTATTGTTAAAGCAATACATCCTTAATCACTTTGTCCAAGTTCATGTATGAACAACCACCAGGCCCAGTGTCCTCCTTCGCCTTCTTCTTCAACTCCATGGTTTTCTGCCTCATCCTCTTTCCTTTCTCTTCCACCATCAATTCATTGATCAGCTTCTCCACCTCCTCTCTCTTCCCATTGGTATCAATTTCAATCCCAATATCCCATTCTTTGCAAATACATCTACAATTTGTTGGTTGATCAGCAAAAAATGGCCAGCACAGCATTGGCACTCCTGCAGAGATGCTTTCAAGGGTTGAGTTCCATCCACAATGAGTCAAGAAACCACCAATTGAAGGGTGGTTCAGCACCTGCTCTTGTGGACACCAGCTTGCTATTAGGCCTCTATCTGAAATGTTGTCGACAAACTCCGGTGACAAAATCACGGAGCCACCGATGACAAGGTCAGGCCTAATTATCCATAAAAAGGGTTTCTTGCTGTTGGCCAAACCCCAAGCAAACTCCAAGAGTTGCTCCGGTGACATAACAGTAATGCTGCCAAAATTCACATAAACAACTGATTCGGGTTCCTTGGATTCAAGCCATTGGAGACACTTGGTATCTTCTTTCCAAAGATTGGAACCTAAAGATGCCAAGTGACTCTGCGGAGTTTGTTTTAAAAATGAAGGGAAAGGGCCAATGGGGTAAACAGAAGGGAACTTAGAGGAGAGAGCAGTTAGTACATCTCTCTCAAGTTCATAAAAAGTATTAATAAACATAGCAGATGCCCTCTTAGCTATATCTGCCGCTTCAATGAAGAATTCTACCATGAAATCATTTGGATTTGTTGTCCTGATAAAGTCAGGCAGATCCTTGAGTCGAAAGTTTTGCAGACATGAAATCCAATCTACTTTAGTGTCCAAATATCCATTGGTCAGATAACTCTCATCTGCATATCATAATTATTACAAAGTCAAGAAGTTGAAGCCTGATATATGTTTTGTATGTTGCACTGATACGGGTACAATGTCGCTACCGATACAGGTATGAGGTACGGGTAGGATTGTATAATCTGTAAACATACATATATGAACACGACTATATTTTCAACAAATTAGCAAACCACCTAGACACTAAAAAACACTACGATTTAAATTTTTGTAAGAATAAAGAAACTAAACATTTCGGGAAAATAGAAATATGTGCACAATGCAAGAAAGGAAATatgaattttggtaattttTCTACCATCAACTAATGCAAGGAAAGCATCAACTGAAAAAGAATGAGATAATGAAGTACTGAAGAGTGCCCAACGAGTACCAGCAAAATTGAAGTATCCATGCTTCATagtatgtttatatatattatatttatctaTATGGAGTGCAAGTCAATAACCTGATACCTTTGAGTGGTATGAGACCTTTATCAAGCAGAGTCTGAAAGTGCAAAACAGTCATGAATGAAGTTGCACTGGCTGGAAAAAAGAGAACTGAAGGGAGTGCAAGTTCTTGAGCAGCTTGAATAGAAAAGGTCATGCAAAAATCAGAAATTAAGCAAGTAACTGGGGGGATAAGACCAGCAGTGGCAGAGTTGTTAAGTCTTGCAAGAAGTTCACGAAAAGGATGAAGGAAGTTCTTTCTGATTGATTCACAGAGAGAGGGTATGTCTTGACTAACATTACCATCACCTTCAATGGATGGAAGACCATCTGGGATGGTCTCAAAGGCAAAGTCAGGGAGACCATCAAGGGCATTAGGACCTCTTGACTTGAGCAAGCGTTTGTGGTTATACTCAGTGTGGACAAAGGTTATGTGAAAGCCTCTAAGGTGAAGAAGCTTTGCTAGTTTGAACAATGGATTGATATGGCCTTGTACTGGATATGGAGTCAACACAGCATGTGGCTTTCCCTCTCCAAAATTACTCATATTTTctctgtgtgtgtgtttttAGTGTGTAAGATAAGGTTGGCATACAAGGGATAAGGTTTAATAGATGGAAAAAgctcttcagccttttataggtaaa from Lotus japonicus ecotype B-129 chromosome 2, LjGifu_v1.2 includes:
- the LOC130739431 gene encoding probable ubiquitin conjugation factor E4 isoform X2; translated protein: MSNTAEWERRPVQERQERTRLFHSQENIIRIDMKLANEEVSMLAFTSEQITVPFLLPEMVERVASMLNYFLLQLVGPQRKSLSLKDPEKYEFRPKDLLKQWRIQDPGIRGSKFSNEYINKNIIENNFNHINTHFTQI
- the LOC130739431 gene encoding probable ubiquitin conjugation factor E4 isoform X1, translating into MSNTAEWERRPVQERQERTRLFHSQENIIRIDMKLANEEVSMLAFTSEQITVPFLLPEMVERVASMLNYFLLQLVGPQRKSLSLKDPEKYEFRPKDLLKQVGINYISELLKLIIFFMVNNYNYERKGNMLFSAPILGLVLKLL
- the LOC130739429 gene encoding 7-deoxyloganetin glucosyltransferase-like; this translates as MSNFGEGKPHAVLTPYPVQGHINPLFKLAKLLHLRGFHITFVHTEYNHKRLLKSRGPNALDGLPDFAFETIPDGLPSIEGDGNVSQDIPSLCESIRKNFLHPFRELLARLNNSATAGLIPPVTCLISDFCMTFSIQAAQELALPSVLFFPASATSFMTVLHFQTLLDKGLIPLKDESYLTNGYLDTKVDWISCLQNFRLKDLPDFIRTTNPNDFMVEFFIEAADIAKRASAMFINTFYELERDVLTALSSKFPSVYPIGPFPSFLKQTPQSHLASLGSNLWKEDTKCLQWLESKEPESVVYVNFGSITVMSPEQLLEFAWGLANSKKPFLWIIRPDLVIGGSVILSPEFVDNISDRGLIASWCPQEQVLNHPSIGGFLTHCGWNSTLESISAGVPMLCWPFFADQPTNCRCICKEWDIGIEIDTNGKREEVEKLINELMVEEKGKRMRQKTMELKKKAKEDTGPGGCSYMNLDKVIKDVLL